The following proteins are co-located in the Tiliqua scincoides isolate rTilSci1 chromosome 8, rTilSci1.hap2, whole genome shotgun sequence genome:
- the MAPK6 gene encoding mitogen-activated protein kinase 6 — protein MAEKFESLMNIHGFELGSRYMDLKPLGCGGNGLVFSAVDNDCDKRVAVKKIVLTDPQSVKHALREIKIIRRLDHDNIVKVFEILGPNGSQLTDDVGSLTELNCVYIVQEYMETDLANLLEQGPFLEEHARLFMYQLLRGLKYIHSANVLHRDLKPANLFINTEDLVLKIGDFGLARIMDPHYSHKGHLSEGLVTKWYRSPRLLLSPNNYTKAIDMWAAGCIFAEMLTGKTLFAGAHELEQMQLILESIPVVHEEDRQELLNVIPVYIKSDMTEPDKPLTQLLPGISPEALDFLKQILTFSPMDRLTAEEALSHPYMSIYSFPTDEPISSHPFHIEDEVDDILLMDESHSHVYNWDRYHESQFSDHDWPIHNNFETDEVQRDPRALSDGTDEEEVQVDPRKYMDGDREKYLEDPSFDTHFSTEPCWQYPDHHENKYCDLECSHTCNYKMRSSSYLDNLVWRESEVNHYYEPKLIIDLSNWKEQNKEKSDKKGKSKCERNGLVKAQIALKEASQQLAEKEREKNQGFDFDSFMAGTTQLSSQNESTDIDKLNGLNTSVSHLELKGISKSVSREKQEKGMANLAQLEALYSWDGQLVSSGEECFLIDQFCCEVRKDEQIEKENPYTSYLDRFFSKKEDTEMLETEPAEDGKLGEKEREGSFISNSGEFLFNKHLEAIGIPPFHSPVGSPLKSIQATLTPSAMKSSPQIPHKAYSSILKHLN, from the exons ATGGCAGAGAAGTTTGAAAGCCTCATGAACATTCATGGTTTTGAACTAGGTTCTCGGTATATGGACTTAAAACCATTGGGCTGTGGTGGCAATGGCTTAGTTTTTTCTGCAGTCGATAATGACTGTGACAAAAGAGTGGCTGTCAAGAAAATTGTCCTTACTGATCCTCAGAGTGTTAAACATGCTCTTCGTGAGATCAAAATTATTAGAAGACTTGATCATGATAACATTGTCAAAGTGTTTGAAATCCTTGGTCCCAATGGGAGTCAGTTGACAGATGATGTAGGCTCTCTTACAGAACTGAACTGTGTTTACATTGTTCAAGAATACATGGAGACTGATCTGGCTAACCTGCTGGAGCAGGGTCCCTTTCTGGAAGAACATGCCAGGCTCTTCATGTACCAGCTGCTACGTGGGCTCAAATACATTCATTCTGCAAATGTTCTGCACAGAGATCTGAAACCAGCTAACCTGTTCATTAATACTGAAGACTTGGTGCTGAAAATTGGTGACTTTGGCCTTGCTCGGATCATGGACCCTCATTATTCCCATAAG GGCCATCTTTCTGAAGGATTGGTAACTAAATGGTACAGATCACCTCGCCTCTTGCTATCACCCAACAACTATACTAAAGCCATTGATATGTGGGCTGCAGGTTGCATCTTTGCTGAAATGCTGACAGGGAAAACTCTCTTTGCAG GTGCACATGAACTTGAACAGATGCAGCTGATTCTAGAATCAATTCCTGTTGTGCATGAGGAAGATCGTCAGGAACTTCTTAACGTAATCCCTGTTTACATTAAAAGTGATATGACTGAGCCAGACAAACCTTTAACTCAACTCCTCCCAGGCATTAGCCCTGAAG CACTGGACTTCTTGAAACAAATACTGACCTTTAGTCCCATGGATCGATTGACAGCAGAAGAAGCTTTGTCCCACCCTTATATGAGCATTTACTCTTTCCCAACTGATGAGCCCATTTCAAGCCATCCTTTTCACATTGAGGATGAGGTGGATGATATTCTGCTCATGGATGAAAGCCACAGTCACGTCTATAATTGGGACAG ATACCATGAAAGTCAGTTTTCAGACCATGACTGGCCTATCCATAATAACTTCGAAACTGATGAAGTTCAGCGTGACCCAAGGGCTCTTTCTGATGGAACTGATGAGGAAGAAGTACAAGTAGATCCTCGCAAATATATGGATGGTGATCGTGAAAAGTATCTGGAGGATCCATCTTTTGATACCCACTTCTCTACTGAGCCTTGCTGGCAATATCCAGATCACCATGAAAACAAGTATTGTGATCTGGAGTGTAGCCACACTTGTAATTACAAAATGAGGTCCTCTTCATACTTGGATAACTTAGTCTGGAGAGAAAGTGAAGTGAACCATTACTATGAACCCAAGCTTATAATAGATCTTTCTAACTGGAAGGAGCAGAATAAAGAGAAGTCAGACAAAAAAGGCAAGTCAAAATGTGAAAGGAATGGATTGGTGAAAGCTCAGATAGCTCTTAAGGAAGCTTCACAGCAACTTgcagaaaaggagagggagaagaatCAAGGGTTTGACTTTGATTCATTTATGGCAGGAACCACTCAGCTTAGTTCACAGAATGAGTCAACTGATATTGATAAATTAAATGGCTTGAATACTTCAGTGTCCCACCTAGAACTGAAAGGCATATCTAAGTCTGTAAGCAGAGAGAAACAGGAGAAAGGAATGGCTAACCTGGCCCAGCTGGAAGCTCTGTACTCATGGGATGGCCAACTTGTAAGTAGTGGGGAGGAGTGTTTCCTCATAGACCAGTTTTGTTGCGAAGTCAGGAAGGATGAGCAGATAGAGAAAGAGAATCCATACACCAGTTACCTGGACAGGTTTTTTAGCAAGAAGGAAGATACTGAAATGCTAGAAACTGAGCCAGCTGAAGATGGAAAGCTtggggagaaggaaagagagggaAGCTTCATAAGTAATAGTGGGGAATTTCTCTTTAACAAGCACCTCGAAGCGATAGGTATTCCGCCATTTCACAGCCCTGTTGGCTCGCCACTTAAATCAATACAGGCCACGCTAACGCCTTCTGCTATGAAGTCATCTCCTCAGATTCCCCATAAAGCATACAGCAGCATTCTGAAACACCTAAACTAA